Proteins encoded by one window of Yamadazyma tenuis chromosome 2, complete sequence:
- the ETF1 gene encoding Electron transfer flavoprotein alpha-subunit (EggNog:ENOG503NVHF; COG:C; BUSCO:EOG092649VG) translates to MFSVFKRGFASTVYKLDTLAFVESAGGKISPSSLSSLNAANQIGKPVTAVVFGPGGESIAADVSKIPTIQKVIQVKGDKYEHYLAEELAPTLKEIIQSSSYTHFLTSASAVGKSVLPRLGALIDSQPVSDILKVVDDSTFVRPIYAGNALATVKSNESVILASVRASAFTPVDATGGSAAIEEFSSSAESGSRTEFVSEELLTSERPELGSATRIVSGGRGLKNKETFDELLEPLATKLNAAIGASRAAVDSGFCDNSLQVGQTGKIVAPELYIAVGISGAIQHLAGMKDSQTIVAINKDPESAIFNVADIGLVGDLNQIIPELTEKL, encoded by the coding sequence ATGTTCAGTGTGTTCAAAAGAGGATTTGCTTCCACAGTATACAAGCTTGACACACTCGCATTTGTGGAGTCTGCTGGTGGCAAGATTTCTCCCAGTTCATTATCGTCACTCAATGCTGCCAACCAAATAGGCAAGCCAGTAACAGCGGTGGTATTCGGTCCAGGTGGTGAATCCATTGCTGCTGACGTTTCCAAAATCCCAACCATCCAAAAAGTCATACAAGTTAAAGGGGACAAGTACGAACATTACTTGGCAGAAGAACTAGCTCCCACCCTTAAAGAAATCATCCAATCTTCTAGCTACACTCACTTCTTAACTAGTGCATCAGCGGTTGGAAAATCCGTTTTACCAAGACTCGGTGCATTGATAGACTCTCAACCCGTTAGTGACATTCTTAAGGTTGTTGACGATTCAACGTTTGTCAGACCTATTTATGCTGGTAATGCATTGGCTACAGTGAAAAGCAATGAAAGTGTCATTTTAGCTTCTGTGAGAGCTTCTGCATTTACACCAGTTGATGCCACCGGGGGATCTGCGgccattgaagaatttaGTTCGTCAGCTGAGTCTGGAAGCAGAACTGAATTTGTTTCCGAAGAATTGCTCACCTCAGAAAGGCCTGAATTAGGTTCTGCTACCAGGATTGTTTCTGGAGGCCGTGGTTTAAAAAACAAAGAAACCTTTGATGAACTACTCGAGCCTTTGGCTACCAAACTAAATGCCGCTATTGGAGCTTCCAGAGCTGCTGTGGACTCTGGTTTCTGTGACAACTCTTTACAAGTTGGACAAACTGGTAAGATTGTTGCACCCGAATTGTACATTGCGGTGGGTATTTCTGGGGCCATTCAACATTTGGCGGGTATGAAAGATTCCCAGACCATCGTTGCCATCAATAAAGACCCTGAATCTGCCATTTTCAATGTTGCCGACATTGGCTTAGTAGGAGATTTGAACCAAATTATCCCCGAATTAACTGAAAAGTTGTAA
- a CDS encoding uncharacterized protein (COG:P; EggNog:ENOG503NW17) — protein MQNSGSIQYYEGSFHFGDEEEPDQEHSGEDQTSFSKIPGGMGISGPSQHPSEYRPVTDEDSDSMSWGELLPYYLPILSWVNHYSLPFFLGDLLGGLSLVFFQLPLSISYATSLAHVPVICGLMSLGVAPLIYLIFGSVPQMITGPESAISLIVGQAVEPILHHNKTDINPVDLVVAMTFISGATLLGFGLGRFGFLDNVLSGSLLKGFISGVGIVMAINSLVSMLGLTKLMNLISNDPTDMDIHSPFDKFMFLIHHYDRYEPLTFKISFASFTFLMSVSIFKSYCSKRNFRFSDKLIYIPEILIMVIITSCLCYKFDWHANGIEVVGSVSQEGGTFSIYNPLSINQFRLMKKVGTSGFLCAMLGFFESTTASKSLGTTFNLPISSNRELVALGFINVVGSMFGALPAFGGYGRSKINAISAKTTFSGALMGIFTIFTIAFLSEGLYYIPKCILSVITAKIGLSLMDEAPYELMFHWRSRGYNELITFFVTVVTTIFFSMEAGIAVGLVYSLIRVIKNSTLSRIQILGRIPGTNTFVDADINDRLLKMGEHTEESHNGNMRDRKLGKSQLNLFTDDYFTSVNMNVLEEIEGCLIVKIPEPLTFTNTNDLRTRLKRVELYGSTKAHPAMKRSRDESMTKYVIFDLRGMSELDSSAAQILKELIINYQNRKIISLFVRVAKNLQVRERLFRTGIISLLIENLDALGYYKAKQEVLQKKPKDNSSDFLFEQETASGIANLVEAKDVPFFEHISDALKVIDYYESSNQVGEYSVV, from the coding sequence ATGCAAAACTCCGGCTCTATCCAATATTATGAAGGCTCTTTCCATTTTGGTGACGAAGAGGAACCTGACCAGGAACACTCTGGTGAAGATCAGACTCTGTTTTCCAAAATTCCAGGTGGAATGGGGATTTCCGGACCTAGTCAACATCCGTCTGAGTATCGACCAGTGACTGATGAAGACTCGGACTCGATGTCATGGGGAGAGTTATTGCCATACTATCTACCAATCTTGTCTTGGGTCAATCACTACTCATTACCATTCTTTTTGGGTGACTTATTAGGAGGTTTGTCATTAGtatttttccaacttccTTTATCTATATCTTATGCGACATCGTTAGCGCATGTACCAGTAATATGTGGGTTGATGTCATTGGGAGTGGCACCTTTGATATACTTGATTTTTGGAAGTGTGCCACAGATGATTACGGGACCCGAATCAGCAATCTCATTAATAGTAGGACAAGCCGTGGAACCTATTTTGCACCACAACAAAACGGACATTAACCCTGTTGATCTTGTCGTAGCAATGACTTTCATCAGTGGTGCTACATTGTTGGGGTTTGGTTTGGGGCGGTTTGGGTTCCTTGATAATGTGTTGAGTGGTTCATTGTTAAAGGGCTTTATAAGTGGTGTGGGTATAGTCATGGCTATCAACAGTCTAGTACTGATGCTTGGGTTGACCAAGTTAATGAATCTAATATCTAATGACCCTACCGATATGGATATCCACTCTCCCTTTGATAAGTTTATGTTTTTGATCCACCACTATGATAGATATGAACCATTAACCTTCAAAATTAGCTTTGCCTCATTTACATTTTTAATGAGTGTATCGATTTTCAAATCCTATTGCAGCAAAAGAAATTTCAGGTTCCtggacaagttgatttaCATTCCTGAAATCTTAATCATGGTAATAATCACAAGTTGTCTATGCTACAAATTTGACTGGCATGCCAACGGAATCGAGGTGGTTGGTTCGGTTAGCCAAGAAGGTGGAACTTTTCTGATCTACAATCCGCTCTCAATAAATCAATTTagattgatgaagaaggttgGTACTTCAGGATTCTTATGTGCCATGTTAGGGTTTTTTGAAAGTACTACCGCTCTGAAATCATTGGGAACTACCTTCAATTTGCCTATTTCCTCGAACAGAGAATTAGTTGCATTGGGATTCATCAATGTAGTGGGTTCTATGTTTGGTGCACTTCCagcttttggtggatatggTAGAAGTAAGATCAATGCCATTTCGGCTAAGACGACATTCTCAGGTGCTTTGATGGGAATATTCACTATTTTTACCATAGCTTTCCTATCCGAAGGGCTTTATTACATTCCAAAGTGTATTTTGAGTGTGATAACTGCAAAAATTGGATTACTGTTAATGGATGAGGCGCCTTATGAATTAATGTTCCACTGGCGAAGCAGAGGATATAACGAATTAATTACGTTCTTTGTGACGGTGGTGACCACCATTTTCTTTTCTATGGAAGCAGGAATAGCGGTTGGACTCGTTTATCTGTTGATTCGAGTAATAAAGAATTCTACtttatcaagaattcaGATTCTTGGAAGAATTCCTGGCACAAATACATTTGTGGATGCAGATATCAACGACAGATTATTGAAAATGGGTGAACATACAGAAGAATCTCACAATGGTAATATGCGAGATAGGAAATTAGGAAAGCTGCAGTTGAATCTTTTTACTGATGATTATTTCACCAGTGTCAACATGAatgttttggaagaaatagAAGGGTGTTTGATAGTCAAGATCCCTGAACCCTTAACATTCACAAACACTAATGATTTAAGAACCCGTTTGAAGCGAGTAGAATTATATGGGTCAACCAAAGCTCATCCAGCTATGAAAAGAAGCAGGGACGAGTCTATGACCAAGTATGTGATATTTGACTTGAGAGGAATGTCCGAACTTGATTCTTCAGCTGCACAAATTCTCAAAGAGTTGATAATCAATTACCAAAATAGAAAGATCATATCACTTTTTGTAAGAGTTGCCAAAAACTTGCAGGTAAGAGAAAGACTATTCCGAACTGGGATTATTTCCCTCCTTATTGAAAATTTAGATGCACTTGGGTACTATAAGGCGAAACAGGAAGTGTTGCAAAAGAAGCCAAAAGATAACAGTTCGGATTTCCTATTCGAACAAGAGACTGCTAGCGGAATCGCTAACTTGGTTGAGGCTAAGGATGTTCCTTTTTTTGAACATATAAGTGACGCTCTAAAAGTGATTGACTATTATGAATCTTCGAACCAAGTAGGAGAATACCTGGTCGTATAA
- the HAT2 gene encoding Histone acetyltransferase type B subunit 2 (EggNog:ENOG503NV7T; COG:B), whose translation MSNEETANLQEELDAENTIKEEYKLWRENCRFMYEFVSETALKWPSITVQWLPGHHKDDSNGLYESSLLLGTHTSGEDINFLKVASTQLPITKTEDSKVNSRIKITKKFKNNSEINRARYMSQDPNTVATINGMGEVDIYKLDSPTKESVHHLTHHTDNGYGLSWNTFKRGYLATGADDKKVQVIEIAGERVTTIIKLEDHNDIVNDVKWHPFNENLLGSVSDDKHFKIFDIRTSSKPVLEFYGDESKGINTLSFSPFSSNLISIGNASSTINLLDFRQLSSEKGQSSGLLHTMMGHSDAITSIEFSPHVDGIIASGSQDRRVMIWDLSKIGEEQVQEDAEDGCPELFMMHAGHTGGVTDLNWCPYKDWTLASVADDNIVHVWEISKTLLISEATEEVESNELE comes from the coding sequence ATGTCCAACGAGGAAACTGcaaaccttcaagaagaacttgatgcCGAGAACACTATCAAGGAGGAATACAAGTTATGGAGAGAGAATTGCAGATTTATGTACGAATTTGTGAGTGAGACAGCTTTAAAATGGCCCTCTATCACTGTTCAATGGTTACCTGGCCACCATAAAGACGATTCGAATGGATTGTACGAATCCAGTCTTTTACTTGGAACACATACTTCTGGGGAAGACATTAACTTCCTCAAGGTAGCGTCTACCCAGTTGCCAATAACGAAGACTGAGGATAGTAAGGTGAACTCTAGAATaaaaatcaccaagaagttcaaaaacaattcAGAAATTAACAGAGCTAGATACATGTCACAAGACCCAAACACCGTGGCGACCATCAATGGTATGGGTGAAGTGGATATCTACAAGCTTGACTCTCCGACAAAGGAAAGTGTCCACCACTTGACTCATCACACAGATAATGGATACGGATTATCTTGGAACACCTTCAAGAGAGGCTATCTCGCTACTGGAGCTGATGACAAAAAAGTACAGGTAATTGAAATAGCAGGCGAAAGAGTAACCACAATCATCAAGCTTGAAGATCACAATGATATCGTCAATGATGTCAAATGGCACCCATTCAATGAGAATTTACTTGGATCGGTTTCGGATGACAAACACTTCAAGATTTTTGATATAAGAACATCCAGCAAACCCGTATTAGAGTTTTATGGAGATGAACTGAAAGGTATCAATACATTGTCTTTCTCTCCATTTTCGTCCAACCTTATCAGTATAGGCAATGCCAGTTCTACCATAAATCTATTAGATTTCCGTCAATTGTCTAGCGAAAAGGGTCAGTCATCAGGTTTATTGCACACGATGATGGGCCATTCCGATGCCATTACTTCTATAGAATTTTCTCCTCACGTTGATGGTATAATTGCTTCAGGGTCCCAAGACCGAAGAGTCATGATTTGGGATTTATcaaaaattggagaagaacaagttcaagaggATGCTGAAGATGGGTGTCCTGAGTTGTTCATGATGCATGCGGGTCATACAGGAGGTGTTACAGATTTGAATTGGTGCCCATACAAAGATTGGACTCTTGCTTCAGTTGCAGATGACAATATAGTCCATGTCTGGGAAATCTCAAAAACATTACTCATCTCGGAAGCCACTGAGGAGGTGGAAAGTAACGAGCTTGAGTAA
- a CDS encoding uncharacterized protein (EggNog:ENOG503NZFY; COG:K), with translation MSDFPPNLSIRPLTIEDVDQCIALEAKGFSKNERATLQKLKYRLTVCPELCSGLFIRDYKYKYNAINLPSVAESLEKKHEVVKRSGQTTPELEDGVDSDALDKGDDDDLEDLPMSSSVIKETLVGHIIGTKMSSARVTNEAMDLPTDNDDTTGHIEGSRYIGIHSLVIDPEWQGKNLGTLIMHDYIQKLSNQDLGDKVSLLCKDKLVPFYEKIGFNNLGQSECKFGGVSWIDMSMDLIPEDDD, from the coding sequence ATGTCTGATTTCCCTCCAAATTTATCTATCCGGCCCTTAACCATCGAAGATGTCGACCAATGTATTGCTTTAGAGGCCAAAGGCTTCAGTAAAAACGAAAGAGCCACACTTCAAAAGCTTAAGTACAGATTGACGGTATGCCCTGAATTGTGCTCTGGGTTATTTATTCGAGACTACAAGTACAAGTACAACGCAATTAATCTACCCTCCGTGGCTGAATCATTAGAGAAGAAACATGAAGTTGTGAAAAGACTGGGTCAAACAACTCctgaacttgaagatggagtGGACTCCGATGCTCTCGATAAAGGtgacgatgatgatttggaagatttgCCAATGCTGTCCTCAGTTATAAAGGAGACTTTGGTCGGCCATATAATCGGGACCAAAATGTCTTCTGCCAGAGTGACCAACGAAGCTATGGATTTACCCACTGACAATGATGATACTACCGGACACATCGAAGGATCTAGATATATTGGTATACACTCATTGGTAATTGACCCAGAGTGGCAAGGAAAGAACTTGGGGACGTTGATCATGCACGATTACATCCAAAAGTTGAGTAACCAAGACTTAGGTGACAAAGTATCTTTGTTGTGTAAAGACAAATTAGTACCCTTCTACGAAAAGATCGGATTCAATAACTTGGGACAAAGTGAATGTAAGTTTGGAGGTGTACTGTGGATTGACATGTCTATGGATTTGATTcctgaagatgatgattAG
- a CDS encoding uncharacterized protein (EggNog:ENOG503NVBX; BUSCO:EOG0926025H; COG:S): protein MSVSVFEPSILLNTETFVKFTESGDLKKLLGQWYHACKTNSHSQVVTFLGYLRSITNKISSESIHNDQIKQFYLEFVDPTNIKMVYRCLNQKKNSITIPTLSILQDMVSYRLVNDLLNGFDISTNILPGLLLKEDSIRSNFIRFWLHLNTHMNYFDRMNYLGLKVWINIFKYMANDPPEIVALLVQFLEAKILNEPAFRRSTKLKLFNETCLFNLQANMDKFKLFPLFKKIVDPKTGILFLDAPNTTATVNNKTFRINNKVLYNLLTFVKLDSISKVNLVHLILSKDYKLIDPYMNRLLINGGYHDPNLTSWYLSHTLLYTKILQLPTYDLQNVLLKPLSKASLTKGIKSKSNLIIQLNLQIIYLMLKKLDHIEDQLVINSVFKNLPELSDLIISSNVQTVNLMVLKILEIYSKYQNSLNTSLNKYVSTILSEATENFTKLNLIKLNFIISIQLNLSNKFDLKQNSLILKLVKFSIIDKNASFFHDMINKLVEIPKVTLLNPMYSLLYSQVPEELLPSLNESLTRLNNPYSYYDLPIETNVFVKILVEQFSIYFKKNNNSGLEWFEKFLTNLCIIGEDFNQLKMLLDHFGIKCNPTLQNIEDPSIIKNDFELLSVIYNIKLSTSENYIVDAFGRLQNYTVSNSEFVSNFSNLSFFKLLAFEDDFKLQCFNQLIKPLEIDFNSEIKSYVFEKLKSTSSFSALSWILNEEQLNYQGFNEDIQLVNFELLISRNQKPNIEIEKLFRFNNDKKYDIIKFLLTPDNVSKHIGKIIVSGKLELLNEIELDCSSIQYLNQLDLSNIELCKIGAALLPTESLADFYKNINVSETGLSFYQFLQLVWKSLPFRSFDSDIVVSLLQKASNYSDTFCPAFVNVLNELKVHNKEWLSNSMIYITKQFAERDELSDEFYDFLEQYIKLLPVSVPVNVINSQLEVLLSSKYINSKFLSYMNSVILSEPRIDFDKMLTLFMNNPNNCLNEFSHPSKQFTRIESSLVVYNLFNLGASHSVLNNLIYWYNGSIAFEDLIIKKILVKMESVQQKSWMTDRWNWEINDFKESDFDLVGKQPLFSNDLISLNKNFISNCSKNYQPLDVPSQYKEIVDFVNKNYFKVNYEYSETVYDYEFLLLLTINNEEFFKSQDETLQVNMKNLIEYSILEILVKNFNSPLCKVIVGNIIKNIDNDKGFKDITLFKIYLSNLFNCSQLTGVQLTLYANLIPILSNPGHFLYELVFKYVTSHPRIGPKDMPLFFKIKSESLKTIEWYISGMTITTDDLQLLNTNQFFEWILTLLNTPGKVESLHKTILKTIFMLPDINYGSLSLITRNGILSYLEQISSGHTNLKLNLQEIAQKLEISASKRTLEWSNYDLVNVSKRLKL from the coding sequence aTGAGTGTGTCTGTATTTGAGCCGAGTATTCTCTTGAACACAGAGACTTTTGTGAAATTCACGGAGTCAGGTGACTTGAAAAAGCTTCTAGGACAATGGTATCATGCATGTAAAACGAACAGCCATTCGCAAGTGGTTACTTTCCTCGGATACTTAAGgtccatcaccaacaaaatctcaTCTGAATCAATTCACAATGATCAGATCAAGCAATTCTAccttgagtttgtggatcctACCAATATAAAGATGGTTTACAGATGCTTGaatcaaaagaaaaacagCATCACGATCCCAACACTATCGATTCTTCAAGACATGGTTTCCTATAGGTTGGTGAATGATCTTTTGAATGGCTTTGATATATCCACCAATATTCTTCCTGgattattgttgaaggaggaCTCAATAAGGTCGAACTTTATTCGTTTCTGGCTTCATTTGAACACACACATGAACTATTTTGACAGAATGAACTACTTGGGGTTGAAAGTATGGATtaatatcttcaagtatATGGCCAATGATCCTCCCGAAATAGTGGCTTTGCTTGTGCAATTCCTTGAAGCAAAGATACTTAACGAACCAGCGTTTAGGCGATCAACTAAactcaaacttttcaatgaGACTTGCTTATTTAACTTACAAGCCAATATGGACAAGTTTAAATTATTCCCtttattcaagaaaatAGTTGACCCTAAAACGGGAATCTTATTTTTGGATGCACCCAATACCACGGCGACTGTGAATAACAAAACTTTCAGAATCAATAACAAAGTTTTATATAATCTTTTGACATTTGTGAAGTTGGACTCTATCAGTAAAGTCAATTTGGTGCACTTGATTTTATCCAAAGATTACAAACTCATTGATCCATACATGAACCGCTTATTGATCAATGGAGGTTATCATGATCCTAATTTGACTAGCTGGTACCTTAGTCATACTTTGTTGTATACAAAAATCCTCCAGTTACCCACATATGATTTACAAAACGTCTTATTAAAACCATTGTCCAAAGCCAGTTTGACCAAAGGTatcaaatcaaaatcaaatcttATTATCCAGCTTAACTTGCAGATTATTtatttgatgttgaagaaactaGATCATATTGAAGACCAATTGGTGATCAACAGCGTATTCAAGAATCTACCAGAATTGAGTGATTTAATCATCAGCAGTAACGTTCAAAccgtcaacttgatggtgttgaaaatccTTGAAATATATTCCAAGTATCAAAACTCCTTGAACACCTCATTGAACAAGTACGTTAGTACCATTTTAAGTGAGGCCACGGAGAACTTCACTAAGTTAAACttaatcaaattgaacttcatAATATCCATCCAGTTAAACTTATCTAATAAGTTTGACCTCAAGCAAAATAGcttgatattgaaactAGTCAAGTTCTCAATCATTGACAAGAATGCATCATTCTTTCATGATATGATCAACAAGCTTGTTGAGATTCCTAAAGTGACATTATTGAACCCTATGTACTCATTGCTTTACAGTCAAGTCCCAGAAGAATTATTGCCTTCTTTGAATGAGCTGTTAACAAGACTCAATAACCCATATCTGTATTATGACTTACCCATTGAAACAAATGTCTTTGTCAAGATTTTGGTAGAACAATTCTCCAtttacttcaagaagaacaacaatAGTGGTCTAGAAtggtttgaaaagtttctTACCAATCTTTGCATTATAGGTGAGGATTTCAATCAATTAAAGATGTTACTTGATCATTTTGGTATCAAGTGTAACCCAACTCTCCAAAACATTGAAGATCCCAGCATCATAAAGAatgattttgaacttttGTCAGTGATTTATAACATCAAATTATCCACCAGTGAAAACTATATTGTGGATGCATTTGGGAGGTTACAAAACTACACTGTATCGAACTCAGAATTTGTTCtgaacttctccaacttaTCTTTTTTCAAGCTTCTAGCTTTTGAGgatgacttcaagttgCAGTGCTTCAATCAGTTGATAAAGCCATTGGAAATTGACTTCAACTCAGAGATTAAAAGTTATGTGTTTGAGAAATTGAAGTCCACAAGTAGCTTTTCAGCCTTGAGCTGGATTCTTAATGAAGAGCAATTAAATTACCAAGGATTCAACGAAGATATTCAGTTGGTCAACTTTGAacttttgatttcaagaaatcagaaACCAAACATCGAGATTGAAAAGCTTTTTCGGTTCAATAACGACAAGAAGTATGATAtaatcaagttcttgttgacaCCTGATAACGTGTCAAAACACATTGGTAAGATCATTGTATCAGGTAAACTTGAATTattgaatgaaattgaactaGATTGTTCTCTGATTCAGTACTTGAACCAGTTGGATTTATCTAATATTGAATTGTGCAAAATTGGGGCTGCCCTTTTACCAACAGAAAGTTTAGCTGACTTCTACAAAAACATAAATGTGTCGGAAACAGGTTTGTCCTTCtaccaattccttcaattgGTATGGAAATCTTTACCGTTCAGGAGCTTTGACTCAGATATCGTGGTTTCTTTACTTCAAAAGGCATCTAATTATTCGGATACCTTTTGTCCTGCCTTTGTCAACGTCTTAAATGAATTGAAAGTGCACAACAAAGAATGGctttcaaattcaatgatTTATATCACCAAGCAGTTTGCGGAAAGAGACGAATTATCAGATGAGTTCTACGACTTCCTAGAACAATATATCAAACTTTTGCCAGTGAGCGTACCTGTCAATGTCATCAATTCCCAATTGGAAGTGTTGTTGAGTTCAAAGTAtatcaattccaagtttctCAGTTACATGAACAGCGTCATTTTGTCAGAGCCCAGAATTGATTTCGACAAAATGTTAACATTGTTCATGAACAATCCGAACAACTGCTTGAATGAGTTCTCACACCCATCCAAACAGTTTACCAGAATTGAGTCTAGTTTAGTTGTTTACAACTTATTCAATTTGGGTGCCAGTCACAGTGTTCTCAACAACTTAATATACTGGTACAATGGTTCCATagcatttgaagatttgatcATTAAGAAAATTCTTGTGAAAATGGAGTCCGTGCAacagaagagttggatgaCTGATAGATGGAACTGggaaatcaatgattttaAAGAAAGTGATTTCGACTTGGTGGGTAAACAACCTTTGTTTTCCAATGATTTGATCTCATTAAATAAGAACTTTATTAGCAACTGCTCGAAAAACTATCAACCGTTGGATGTTCCAAGCCAATAcaaagaaattgttgatttcgttaACAAGAACTACTTCAAGGTCAATTATGAGTATTCGGAAACTGTATATGATTACGAGTTTCTTCTACTCTTGactatcaacaatgaagaattcttcaagtctcaAGATGAAACCTTGCAAGTGAATatgaaaaacttgattgaatATAGTATATTGGAAatattggtgaagaattTCAACAGTCCATTGTGCAAGGTCATTGTGGGTAACATAATAAAGAATATTGATAACGACAAGGGTTTCAAGGACATTACTTTATTCAAGATCTATTTGtccaatttgttcaattgttcTCAATTGACAGGAGTTCAACTTACACTTTatgccaacttgattccAATTTTATCCAACCCAGGCCATTTCCTCTATGAGTTGGTGTTTAAGTACGTCACTTCTCATCCCAGGATTGGCCCCAAAGATATGCCATTGTTCTTTAAAATCAAGAGTGAGTCTCTTAAGACTATTGAATGGTACATATCTGGCATGACCATCACTACTGATGATTTGCAACTTTTGAACACCAACCAGTTCTTTGAATGGATCTTGACATTATTGAATACTCCTGGAAAGGTTGAAAGTCTTCATAAAACCATTCTTAAAACCATTTTCATGTTGCCTGATATCAATTACGGGTCTCTTTCCTTAATTACAAGGAATGGAATCTTAAGTTATTTGGAACAAATCAGCAGTGGACACAcgaacttgaagttaaaTTTACAAGAAATTGCCCAAAAATTAGAAATTAGTGCATCAAAACGTACTTTAGAATGGTCTAATTATGATTTAGTTAATGTCTCAAAGAGACTTAAATTATAA